A single Roseinatronobacter monicus DNA region contains:
- a CDS encoding ABC transporter permease, translating to MLLNRLKAGGPAIAKQGILVAFILFMIVFSLMSDRFMTGDNIMSVFRQSAIIGVMALGVTIVVIGGNLDLSVGSMLSFATVLVVDLHDKIGPELAIPVMVLATLCLGAINGFLIGILRLNSLIVTLGMLSAIQGLVLIYSGGQNVDIADQRGTWFAFFGRGSVFGIAAPILIFALLAIVFHVIMKTMPFGRKVYAVGGNPTASVFSGIPRSRVVFMTYLISALCVSVAAIILGSRVMGSQNNVGQGYELQVLAAVILGGTSLLGGAGSILKTVLGVLMLAFIQNGLILMGQPYYTQWLVTWAVIIVAVWLDVAAKRGRLFSPIA from the coding sequence ATGCTGTTGAACCGCCTCAAGGCAGGGGGGCCTGCGATTGCCAAACAAGGCATCCTCGTGGCCTTTATCCTGTTCATGATTGTGTTCTCACTCATGTCCGACAGGTTCATGACTGGCGACAATATCATGTCGGTCTTTCGCCAATCCGCAATTATCGGCGTTATGGCGCTTGGGGTCACGATTGTGGTGATCGGCGGCAATCTGGACCTGTCTGTCGGCTCGATGCTGTCATTCGCCACCGTGCTGGTCGTGGACTTGCATGACAAGATCGGGCCGGAACTGGCGATCCCGGTGATGGTTCTGGCGACATTATGTCTGGGGGCGATCAACGGGTTTCTGATCGGCATATTAAGACTGAATTCGCTGATTGTGACGCTGGGGATGCTCTCGGCCATTCAAGGATTGGTGCTGATCTATAGCGGTGGCCAGAATGTCGATATTGCCGACCAGCGCGGCACATGGTTTGCCTTTTTCGGGCGCGGCTCGGTTTTTGGAATTGCAGCGCCGATCCTGATTTTCGCGCTGCTGGCGATTGTGTTTCATGTCATCATGAAAACCATGCCCTTTGGCCGCAAGGTCTATGCGGTGGGGGGCAATCCGACGGCATCCGTGTTCTCTGGCATTCCGCGCTCGCGGGTTGTGTTCATGACCTATCTGATCTCGGCGCTGTGCGTTTCGGTGGCCGCGATCATTCTGGGCAGCCGCGTGATGGGGTCGCAAAATAACGTCGGCCAAGGCTACGAGTTGCAGGTTCTGGCAGCGGTTATCCTGGGCGGCACATCGCTGCTGGGGGGCGCGGGCAGTATTCTGAAAACGGTTCTGGGTGTGCTGATGCTGGCCTTTATCCAGAACGGCCTGATCCTGATGGGCCAGCCCTATTACACGCAATGGCTGGTCACATGGGCGGTCATCATCGTGGCAGTCTGGCTGGATGTAGCGGCCAAGCGCGGCCGCCTGTTTTCACCCATAGCATGA
- a CDS encoding sugar ABC transporter substrate-binding protein — translation MKRTMRILLASCGTLALASAASADTVRIGITQNNVGIDSYQTTYEQAFIAAADANPDVEVIVLDAGGDVARQISQLQDLIQQQVDAIIVWPTDGQALVPAVRNAHNAGIPVIVTNSNIAEAGMDFIAAFSGPNNVQQGIYSAEMMCEALDGEGQIVQITGMPGYTTAIERQQGFDDRLAEMCPDVVQLDIQPGDWNRERAQRTMETFLTRFDQIDGVYSGDDNMGVGALNAALSAGRAEGIAFIGATNFAVGYDAMARGEYWGSVYQSPVDDAEAALQTALDVLAGEDVPKLNYFDTPKITQENMEEFDRPVF, via the coding sequence ATGAAAAGAACAATGCGCATCCTACTTGCCAGCTGCGGCACCCTTGCCCTGGCCAGCGCGGCTTCGGCCGATACTGTGCGGATCGGAATTACGCAGAACAATGTCGGAATCGACAGCTACCAAACAACCTATGAGCAGGCCTTTATCGCAGCCGCCGACGCCAATCCCGATGTTGAAGTGATCGTGCTGGATGCCGGCGGGGATGTTGCACGCCAGATCAGCCAGTTGCAGGATTTGATCCAGCAGCAGGTCGATGCGATCATTGTATGGCCGACCGATGGTCAGGCGCTGGTGCCCGCAGTGCGCAATGCACATAATGCAGGGATTCCGGTGATCGTGACCAATTCCAATATTGCCGAAGCGGGCATGGATTTCATCGCCGCTTTCTCTGGCCCAAACAACGTTCAGCAGGGCATTTATTCGGCTGAGATGATGTGTGAAGCCTTGGACGGTGAAGGGCAGATCGTCCAGATTACAGGAATGCCGGGCTACACCACCGCGATTGAGCGCCAGCAAGGTTTTGACGACCGTCTGGCCGAAATGTGCCCTGATGTTGTGCAACTGGACATCCAGCCCGGTGACTGGAACCGCGAACGTGCGCAGCGCACGATGGAAACGTTCCTGACGCGCTTTGACCAGATTGACGGGGTGTATTCGGGTGACGACAATATGGGTGTGGGCGCGCTGAATGCTGCGCTGTCCGCAGGTCGCGCCGAAGGCATTGCTTTTATCGGGGCAACGAATTTCGCAGTGGGCTATGACGCGATGGCGCGCGGCGAATATTGGGGGTCGGTCTATCAGTCGCCCGTGGATGACGCCGAAGCTGCATTGCAGACCGCGCTGGACGTGCTGGCGGGCGAAGATGTGCCGAAGCTGAACTACTTCGACACCCCGAAAATCACACAAGAAAATATGGAAGAATTCGACCGCCCGGTTTTCTGA
- a CDS encoding ABC transporter permease, with amino-acid sequence MSNLTDITPLRWLMRNPIWGFVVIVFIFFSLMSDHFFDYRNFQNILVQASTIGLIALGMTLVMINGNIDLSVGATLALAAAFAVDVQSWAMFATWGSWQILPAVSLALLVGIALGAFNGFIVWKTGVDAFIVTLGAMLGIRGLVFVYTGESSFYAMNFAYSDFSALSVGPFPVLALIFLFCTLIVHLLLSRSVHGRNTYAVGGNREAAVNAGIRVGPHMMINFMIIGFLAALSGVLLSTQMGAATPNLGRDYELWVITAVVLGGTKLTGGKGDIVGTLGGVLAIGILRNGMNLMQVPAFYVYVILGSILIAVLILDKRFNRATDGGLRL; translated from the coding sequence ATGTCGAACCTGACAGATATCACACCTCTGCGCTGGTTGATGCGCAACCCGATCTGGGGCTTCGTGGTGATCGTTTTCATCTTCTTCAGCCTGATGTCGGACCACTTCTTCGACTATCGCAACTTCCAGAATATCCTTGTGCAGGCCTCGACCATCGGGTTGATCGCGCTGGGCATGACGCTGGTCATGATCAACGGCAATATCGACCTGTCCGTGGGGGCCACACTGGCGCTGGCCGCTGCCTTCGCGGTCGATGTGCAAAGCTGGGCCATGTTTGCAACATGGGGCAGCTGGCAGATATTGCCTGCGGTCAGTCTGGCCTTGCTGGTGGGCATTGCGCTGGGGGCGTTCAACGGGTTCATCGTCTGGAAAACAGGTGTCGATGCGTTCATCGTGACGCTGGGCGCAATGCTGGGCATCCGCGGGTTGGTGTTCGTCTATACGGGGGAATCCTCGTTCTACGCGATGAATTTCGCCTATTCCGATTTCAGCGCGCTGTCTGTTGGTCCATTTCCGGTTCTGGCGCTGATCTTCCTGTTCTGCACCCTGATCGTGCATCTGCTGCTGTCGCGCAGCGTGCATGGACGCAACACTTATGCGGTGGGCGGCAACCGCGAAGCGGCGGTAAATGCCGGTATCCGTGTTGGTCCGCATATGATGATCAACTTCATGATTATCGGGTTTCTGGCGGCGCTGTCGGGGGTGCTGTTGTCCACGCAGATGGGGGCGGCAACGCCCAATCTGGGGCGCGACTATGAACTTTGGGTCATTACGGCAGTGGTTCTGGGCGGCACCAAGCTGACGGGCGGCAAGGGCGATATCGTCGGCACGCTTGGCGGGGTTCTGGCGATTGGCATTTTGCGCAATGGCATGAACCTGATGCAGGTGCCTGCCTTCTATGTCTATGTCATCCTTGGCAGCATTCTGATTGCTGTTCTGATCCTTGATAAACGGTTCAACCGCGCCACTGACGGAGGGCTACGCCTATGA